The region AGGAGACAGAACGAATATCCAAGATCTCAGTATGGTACATGTCACACATCATAAAAAAGCAGATATGTCAGATGGACATCCTACTGTCATAGGTAATGATGTCACGGTAGGTCACCGTGTCATGCTTCATGGCTGTACGATAGAAGATGCCTGTCTCATAGGTATGTCGGCCACCATACTTGATGGTGCAGTCATAGGAAAAGAATCTATCGTGGGGGCAGACAGCCTCGTCACAAAAAACAAAGTTTTTCCTCCTCGAAGTCTCATCATGGGAAGTCCTGCAAAAGTTGTACGTGGGTTAACTGACAAAGAAGTAGAAGAACTTTATGCCTCTGCTGAACGTTATGTCAGTTTTAAAAATGAATATCAGTAAACATAAAGTATGAAGAAAATGCAACAGATCATAACGAAAAGTCTGCAGGACATGCTCTCTAAGGATGTCATCCTATTTGTCATCAAAATAGGATTTATTTCATTCGCCGTTACACTGCTGTTCGCATGGAGTATGTGGGGTCTAGTAACCAATATCATTGCTTCCTATCTTTCATGGATCCCATGGACATGGGTACAAACATCAGGCGCATCTATAGCAACCTTTTCCTTTACCTATATGCTTTTTATCATCATAGTTGCATTGCTTACCTCACTTTACAGTGAAAAATTACTTATCGCCTTAGCCAAAAAACGTTATCCTGATGTTCCTGTAGTCGGCAGTGCAAATATCACTACTTCTATCCTCTTAA is a window of Sulfurovum sp. TSL6 DNA encoding:
- a CDS encoding gamma carbonic anhydrase family protein, whose translation is MILKFKEWTPKLGPNAWIAEGSSVIGRVTMGEDSAVWFGCVVRGDVHHISIGDRTNIQDLSMVHVTHHKKADMSDGHPTVIGNDVTVGHRVMLHGCTIEDACLIGMSATILDGAVIGKESIVGADSLVTKNKVFPPRSLIMGSPAKVVRGLTDKEVEELYASAERYVSFKNEYQ
- a CDS encoding EI24 domain-containing protein; protein product: MKKMQQIITKSLQDMLSKDVILFVIKIGFISFAVTLLFAWSMWGLVTNIIASYLSWIPWTWVQTSGASIATFSFTYMLFIIIVALLTSLYSEKLLIALAKKRYPDVPVVGSANITTSILLTLKASIVFLLLFIITLPLLFIPLFGQVLILYLWSILLKEPTIYDVGALFINDKKTLKEKKKKTRVLAMIAALFNYIPLVNIFAPVFAQILFLHHILGKEK